A section of the Pseudomonas lini genome encodes:
- the algG gene encoding mannuronan 5-epimerase AlgG translates to MNSAKKGSISLLAGALLLASAAAFATVEPAKPVQQGKSATIAKGLQQAKTYTVSSAPTAPLELAKPKLPDTSGYTSDAIAAKIVRTKPGKISVRRMMQEDALKDFIGGDNKMAEWVVRQHGIPQAIFVDDGYMNLKDLAKKLPKQYFSETSPGVFLAKLPIVVGNKGILEIDKQTQELRLSQEAGSFLVNDGQLFVRDTRITGWSEKANGPAAFKSPKEFRPFLLSWGGTETYIANSKIASFGYANSKSYGVSISQYTPNMAKVLKRPEPTGWIVGSEFSDMWYGFYCYETRDFVVKGNTYKDNIVYGIDPHDRSHGLIIADNTVFGTKKKHGIIISREVNDSFIFNNRSYDNKLSGLVIDRNSVNNLIAYNEIYKNHTDGITLYESADNLLWGNKVISNRRHGIRIRNSVNIRLYENVAMANGLTGVYGHIKDLTDTDRDIKLDPFDAQVSLIVVGGELAANGSGPLSIDSPLSVELYRVSMLAPTKSSGISFSGILGERQDEILDLLVRQQKAVLIDPVERQTKMQD, encoded by the coding sequence ATGAACAGTGCCAAGAAAGGCTCGATCAGCCTGCTGGCAGGCGCGCTGCTGCTCGCCAGCGCAGCCGCCTTCGCCACCGTCGAACCGGCCAAGCCTGTGCAACAGGGCAAATCGGCGACCATAGCCAAAGGGCTGCAACAGGCCAAGACCTACACCGTCAGCAGCGCGCCAACCGCGCCGCTGGAGCTGGCCAAGCCGAAACTGCCGGACACCTCTGGCTACACCAGCGACGCCATCGCCGCAAAAATCGTGCGCACCAAACCCGGCAAAATCAGCGTACGCCGGATGATGCAGGAAGACGCCCTGAAGGACTTCATCGGCGGCGACAACAAGATGGCCGAGTGGGTGGTGCGTCAGCATGGCATCCCGCAGGCGATCTTCGTTGACGACGGCTACATGAACCTCAAGGACCTGGCGAAGAAGCTGCCCAAGCAGTACTTCAGCGAAACCTCGCCGGGCGTGTTCCTGGCGAAGTTGCCGATCGTGGTGGGTAACAAGGGCATTCTGGAAATCGACAAACAGACCCAGGAATTGCGTCTGTCCCAAGAGGCCGGTTCGTTCCTGGTCAACGACGGCCAGCTGTTCGTGCGTGATACCAGAATCACTGGCTGGAGCGAGAAGGCAAACGGCCCGGCGGCCTTCAAGTCGCCCAAGGAGTTCCGTCCGTTCCTGCTGTCCTGGGGTGGCACCGAGACCTACATTGCCAACAGCAAGATCGCCAGTTTCGGTTACGCCAACAGTAAGTCCTACGGCGTGAGTATTTCCCAATACACGCCGAACATGGCCAAGGTGCTCAAGCGCCCTGAACCGACCGGCTGGATTGTCGGCTCCGAGTTCTCGGACATGTGGTACGGCTTCTACTGCTACGAAACCCGCGACTTCGTGGTCAAGGGCAACACCTACAAAGACAACATCGTCTACGGCATCGACCCGCATGACCGGTCGCATGGTCTGATCATCGCCGACAACACGGTGTTCGGTACGAAGAAGAAGCACGGGATCATTATTTCCCGTGAGGTCAACGACAGCTTCATCTTCAACAACCGCAGCTACGACAACAAGTTGTCGGGCTTGGTGATCGACCGTAACAGTGTGAACAACCTGATCGCCTACAACGAGATCTACAAGAACCACACCGACGGCATCACCCTCTACGAGAGTGCCGACAACCTGTTGTGGGGCAACAAGGTAATCAGCAACCGACGCCACGGCATCCGTATTCGTAACAGCGTGAACATTCGCCTGTATGAAAACGTCGCGATGGCCAACGGCCTGACCGGTGTCTACGGGCACATCAAAGACCTGACCGACACCGACCGGGACATCAAGCTCGACCCGTTCGACGCCCAGGTGTCGCTGATCGTGGTCGGCGGTGAACTGGCCGCCAATGGCAGCGGACCGCTGTCGATCGACTCGCCGCTGAGCGTGGAGCTGTATCGCGTGTCGATGCTCGCGCCGACCAAATCCAGCGGCATCAGCTTCTCGGGGATCCTCGGCGAGCGCCAGGACGAAATTCTCGACCTGCTGGTGCGCCAGCAGAAAGCCGTGCTGATCGACCCAGTCGAACGCCAGACCAAAATGCAGGACTGA
- a CDS encoding alginate export family protein: MKLNPFVKAGIGLTFALLWSCPTLAALTEDKNFGLEVKVTGQSEDDRDLGTASGGDVNGVGLDLRPWVYGESGAWSAYAMGQAVTSTDIIETDTLQQSDSDGTQTTDNGDRKTKKNYLAMREFWVGYSGLTPYPGEILKLGRQRLRNDDGQWRDTNIEALNWTFDTTLLRANVGVAERFSEYRTDLKELAPKDKDRLHVFGDVATQWSPGNWVGIRGHHTHDDGKLDYPEPGVAGDSLDKKQNGDISWLGLTADSDAYNWRNTNTVNYWGSITGMSGDTDTVNPLNADGTRPTEAKRGEDLNGWATDIGVRLRLDPQWQVGAAYARASAEYEQTGLESNRSNYTGTRSRVHRFGEAFRGEMNNMQTATLFGSWMLNDEYDASLIYHKFWRVDGNKPVGSNGINAVENNTDDVTGAILSSTSLPLEDGSKDLGQEMDVVVTKYFKQGLLPASLSQSVDEPSALVRFRGGVFKPGDAYGKGVDSYMHRAFVDVVWRF, translated from the coding sequence ATGAAGCTTAATCCATTCGTGAAGGCCGGTATTGGCCTGACATTCGCCCTGCTGTGGTCGTGCCCGACCCTGGCAGCCCTGACCGAAGACAAAAATTTCGGTCTCGAAGTCAAAGTTACCGGCCAGTCCGAAGACGACCGTGACCTGGGCACTGCCAGTGGCGGCGACGTTAACGGCGTTGGCCTCGACCTGCGTCCATGGGTATACGGCGAAAGCGGCGCGTGGAGCGCCTACGCCATGGGCCAGGCCGTGACGTCCACCGACATTATCGAAACGGACACCCTGCAGCAGTCCGACAGTGACGGTACCCAGACCACCGACAACGGTGATCGCAAAACCAAGAAGAACTACTTGGCGATGCGCGAGTTCTGGGTCGGCTACAGCGGCCTCACGCCCTACCCTGGCGAGATCCTCAAGCTCGGTCGCCAACGCCTGCGCAACGACGACGGCCAATGGCGCGACACCAACATCGAAGCCCTGAACTGGACCTTCGACACCACCCTGTTGCGCGCCAACGTCGGTGTCGCCGAACGTTTCAGCGAATACCGCACCGACTTGAAAGAGCTGGCGCCCAAGGACAAGGATCGCCTGCACGTTTTCGGCGACGTTGCCACTCAATGGTCGCCGGGCAACTGGGTCGGCATTCGCGGTCATCACACCCATGATGACGGCAAGCTCGACTACCCGGAGCCGGGCGTGGCCGGCGATTCGCTGGATAAAAAACAGAACGGCGACATCAGCTGGCTCGGCCTCACCGCCGACAGCGATGCCTACAACTGGCGCAACACCAACACCGTCAATTACTGGGGCAGCATCACCGGCATGAGCGGCGACACCGACACGGTCAACCCGCTGAACGCCGATGGCACGCGCCCGACCGAAGCCAAACGCGGTGAAGACCTCAATGGCTGGGCCACCGACATTGGCGTGCGTCTGCGCCTCGATCCGCAGTGGCAAGTCGGTGCGGCGTATGCCCGTGCCAGTGCCGAGTACGAACAGACCGGTCTGGAAAGCAACCGCTCGAACTACACCGGTACACGCTCGCGGGTTCACCGTTTCGGCGAAGCCTTCCGTGGCGAAATGAACAACATGCAAACCGCGACCCTGTTCGGCTCGTGGATGCTCAACGACGAATACGACGCCAGCCTGATTTACCACAAATTCTGGCGCGTCGACGGCAACAAGCCGGTGGGCAGCAACGGCATCAATGCGGTTGAGAACAACACCGACGACGTGACCGGCGCGATCCTCTCCAGCACTTCCCTGCCGCTGGAAGATGGCAGCAAAGACCTCGGTCAGGAAATGGACGTAGTCGTCACCAAGTACTTCAAGCAAGGCCTGCTGCCGGCTTCGTTGAGCCAGTCGGTCGATGAGCCTTCGGCCCTGGTGCGGTTCCGTGGCGGTGTGTTCAAGCCTGGCGATGCGTATGGCAAAGGCGTCGACTCCTACATGCACCGCGCGTTTGTCGACGTGGTCTGGCGCTTCTGA
- the algK gene encoding alginate biosynthesis TPR repeat lipoprotein AlgK, whose amino-acid sequence MTIISLLKTPRILWERACPRLDQRGLSEAPSRLNRGQARSHSGYVVCSLALAISLAGCAGLPDQRLANEALKRGDTTLAAQNYQQLADLGYSEAQVGLADLQVDSRDPAQIKKAEATYRAAASVSPRAQARLGRLLVAKPGATEAEHHEAEALLKKASANGEGNTLIPLAMLYLQYPHSFPNVNAQQQISQWRTEGKPEAGLAQVLLYRTQGTYDQHLDDVEKICKAALNTTDICYVELATVYQKRGQPEQQAELIKQMQAGHSRGVVTAQRVDSVARVLGDASLGKTDEKTAQSLLEGIAPGYPASWVSLAQLLYDFPELGDVDTMMKYLDNGRAADQPRAELLLGKLYFEGKMVPADAKVAEEHFKKAVGREVAADYYLGQIYRRGYLGKVYPQKALDHLLTAARNGQNSADFAIAQLFSQGKGTRPDPVNAYVFSQLAKAQNTPQANELAQTIETQLPPDRLAEAQRLLKQEQAIRSAVSSDTLELHALQEEDGEESL is encoded by the coding sequence GTGACGATCATCAGTCTCCTGAAAACACCGCGAATCCTGTGGGAGCGGGCTTGCCCGCGATTGGATCAACGCGGTCTTTCTGAAGCACCGAGCCGCCTGAATCGCGGGCAAGCCCGCTCCCACAGTGGTTATGTGGTGTGCTCGCTGGCTTTGGCCATCAGCCTGGCCGGTTGCGCCGGCCTGCCCGACCAGCGTCTGGCCAATGAAGCCCTCAAGCGTGGCGACACCACGCTGGCGGCGCAGAACTACCAGCAACTGGCAGACTTGGGTTACAGCGAAGCTCAGGTCGGCCTGGCCGATCTGCAGGTCGACAGCCGTGACCCGGCGCAAATCAAAAAGGCCGAGGCGACTTACCGCGCCGCGGCCAGCGTCTCGCCGCGAGCTCAGGCTCGCCTGGGTCGTCTGCTGGTGGCCAAACCCGGCGCCACCGAAGCCGAACATCACGAAGCCGAAGCGCTGTTGAAGAAAGCCTCGGCCAATGGCGAAGGCAACACCCTGATCCCGCTGGCGATGCTGTACCTGCAATACCCGCACAGTTTCCCGAACGTCAACGCACAGCAGCAGATCAGCCAATGGCGCACCGAAGGCAAACCGGAAGCGGGTCTGGCGCAAGTGCTGCTCTATCGCACCCAGGGCACTTACGACCAGCATCTGGATGACGTGGAAAAGATCTGCAAAGCAGCGTTGAACACCACCGACATCTGCTACGTCGAACTGGCCACGGTCTATCAGAAACGCGGCCAACCCGAGCAACAGGCAGAACTGATCAAGCAGATGCAGGCGGGTCACAGCCGTGGCGTTGTCACTGCGCAACGGGTAGACAGCGTGGCTCGCGTACTGGGCGATGCAAGCCTGGGCAAGACCGACGAGAAAACCGCGCAGTCGCTGCTCGAAGGCATCGCTCCTGGCTACCCGGCGTCCTGGGTCAGCCTCGCGCAACTGCTCTACGACTTCCCTGAACTGGGCGACGTCGACACCATGATGAAGTACCTGGACAACGGCCGCGCCGCCGACCAGCCGCGTGCCGAACTGTTGCTGGGCAAGCTCTACTTCGAAGGAAAAATGGTGCCGGCCGACGCCAAGGTCGCCGAAGAGCACTTCAAGAAAGCCGTCGGCCGTGAAGTTGCCGCCGATTACTACCTCGGCCAGATTTACCGTCGTGGTTACCTGGGCAAGGTCTATCCGCAGAAAGCCCTGGATCACCTGTTGACCGCTGCGCGTAACGGCCAGAACAGCGCCGATTTCGCCATTGCCCAACTGTTCTCCCAAGGCAAGGGCACCCGGCCAGACCCGGTCAACGCTTATGTCTTCAGCCAATTGGCGAAGGCTCAAAACACCCCACAAGCCAATGAGCTTGCGCAAACAATCGAGACGCAACTGCCGCCTGACCGGCTGGCCGAGGCCCAACGCCTGCTGAAACAAGAGCAGGCCATTCGTAGCGCCGTGAGTTCGGACACGCTGGAACTGCACGCCCTGCAAGAAGAAGACGGCGAGGAATCCCTATGA
- a CDS encoding PilZ domain-containing protein, whose product MNTAVNSNVVHESEAQRQHARVKIPAKLRFFGPDRTPVEARLIDLSAGGLAFNAGQLPLKVGDVHKARLQFVIDNLGLAMDVELQIRSVDRQTGRIGCQFQNLEPRDISTLRHLITSHLAGDIVSVGEMLATLQRDNFTKARKVKDGGHGMTSLGRLKAVTFSAGIFVVGLVAFGFIFKSVYGMYFVSHAQAGLVSVQGMNITMPRDGTVQSLIKADGVAAKGAPLATFSTSMLDVLKGHLDEDQLQPSKVEELFGKQMTGTLTSPCDCTVSQQLVANGQYASKGDVIFQLVPRNTEANVEARFSYRQFGDVRPGTTVSFQIAGEDQTRTGKIVSSTSLKSADLSSDIRVQIKPDEPLDSAFAGRPVEVNSTRGPNLNWLINKAMAAGL is encoded by the coding sequence ATGAATACCGCCGTCAACTCCAACGTAGTGCACGAATCCGAAGCCCAGCGCCAACACGCCCGCGTGAAAATCCCGGCCAAGCTGCGTTTCTTCGGTCCAGACCGGACTCCGGTTGAAGCCCGACTCATCGACCTTTCCGCTGGCGGCCTGGCGTTCAACGCCGGTCAGCTGCCGCTGAAGGTCGGCGATGTGCACAAGGCCCGCCTGCAATTCGTGATCGATAACCTCGGCCTGGCCATGGACGTGGAATTGCAAATCCGCTCCGTGGATCGCCAGACCGGTCGTATCGGTTGCCAGTTCCAGAACCTGGAACCCCGTGACATTTCCACCCTGCGCCACCTGATCACCTCGCACCTGGCCGGCGACATCGTCAGCGTGGGTGAAATGCTGGCGACCCTGCAGCGCGACAACTTCACCAAGGCGCGCAAGGTCAAGGATGGCGGCCACGGCATGACTTCGCTCGGCCGTCTGAAAGCGGTGACCTTCAGCGCCGGTATCTTCGTGGTCGGCCTGGTGGCGTTCGGTTTCATTTTCAAATCGGTGTACGGCATGTACTTCGTCAGCCACGCCCAGGCCGGCCTGGTCAGCGTGCAGGGCATGAACATCACCATGCCGCGCGACGGCACCGTGCAGAGCCTGATCAAGGCTGACGGCGTTGCCGCCAAAGGCGCTCCGTTGGCGACCTTCAGCACCAGCATGCTCGACGTGCTCAAGGGCCATCTGGACGAAGACCAACTGCAACCGTCCAAGGTTGAAGAACTGTTCGGCAAGCAAATGACCGGCACCCTGACTTCGCCGTGCGATTGCACCGTGTCTCAGCAATTGGTGGCTAACGGTCAGTACGCCAGCAAAGGCGACGTGATCTTCCAACTGGTACCGCGCAATACCGAAGCCAACGTTGAAGCACGCTTCTCCTATCGCCAGTTCGGCGACGTGCGTCCAGGCACCACGGTCAGCTTCCAGATCGCCGGTGAAGACCAAACCCGTACCGGCAAGATCGTCAGCAGCACCAGCCTGAAAAGCGCCGACCTGTCGTCCGACATCCGCGTGCAGATCAAACCTGACGAGCCACTGGACAGCGCCTTCGCCGGTCGCCCGGTGGAAGTGAACAGCACTCGTGGCCCGAACCTGAACTGGCTGATCAACAAAGCCATGGCCGCCGGTCTTTAA
- the alg8 gene encoding mannuronan synthase, with amino-acid sequence MMHRLKNGLLQAAGWLFYLSLLMGIATALPTSTFDSESKDFIFLIGIVGIWRYSMGATHFLRGMLFLYVVYPHLRRKVRKLGKAADPSHVFLMVTSFRIDALTTAQVYSSVIREAIDCELPTTVVCSIVEMSDELLVKSLWKRMNPPPRVKLDFVRIPGTGKRDGLAYGFRAISRHLPDDRAVVAVIDGDTVLAEGVVLKTVPWFQLFGNVGGLTTNEFCEVRGGYIMSEWHKLRFAQRHINMCSMALSKRVLTMTGRMSVFRASVVTNPDFIADVESDSLQHWRLGRFKFLTGDDKSSWFSLMRLGYDTFYVPDAAIHTVEHPPEKSFIKASRKLMFRWYGNNLRQNSRALGLGMKRLGLFTSVVLFDQRVSMWTSLLGLTVAILATFKYGSAFILVYLLWIGITRLILTVLLSCSGHRIGPAYPAILYYNQIVGALVKIYVFFRLDQQSWTRQPTSLTRDLASFQRWFNTWSSRTMTFSAGSIFVAVLLMMV; translated from the coding sequence ATTATGCACAGGCTAAAGAACGGCCTACTTCAGGCCGCCGGTTGGCTGTTTTACCTAAGTTTACTGATGGGCATCGCCACGGCGCTGCCTACGTCCACGTTCGACTCCGAGTCGAAGGACTTCATCTTCCTGATCGGTATCGTCGGTATCTGGCGTTACTCGATGGGTGCCACGCACTTTCTGCGCGGCATGCTGTTTCTGTACGTGGTCTACCCGCACCTGCGGCGCAAAGTGCGCAAGCTGGGCAAAGCGGCAGACCCGTCCCATGTATTTCTGATGGTCACCAGCTTTCGTATCGACGCGCTGACCACCGCTCAGGTCTACAGCTCGGTAATCCGCGAGGCCATCGACTGCGAACTGCCGACCACCGTGGTCTGCTCCATCGTGGAAATGTCCGATGAGCTGCTGGTCAAGAGCCTCTGGAAACGCATGAACCCACCGCCACGGGTCAAGCTCGACTTCGTGCGCATTCCCGGCACCGGCAAACGCGATGGCCTGGCCTACGGTTTCCGCGCCATCTCGCGCCACCTGCCGGACGACCGCGCCGTGGTTGCCGTGATCGATGGCGACACCGTGCTGGCCGAAGGCGTTGTGCTCAAGACCGTGCCGTGGTTCCAGCTGTTCGGCAATGTCGGCGGCCTGACCACCAACGAGTTCTGCGAAGTGCGCGGCGGCTACATCATGAGCGAATGGCACAAACTGCGATTCGCCCAGCGCCACATCAACATGTGCTCCATGGCCTTGTCCAAGCGCGTGTTGACCATGACCGGCCGGATGTCGGTATTCCGCGCCTCCGTGGTCACCAACCCGGACTTCATCGCCGATGTGGAAAGCGACTCGCTGCAACACTGGCGCCTGGGCCGCTTCAAGTTCCTGACCGGCGACGACAAGTCGAGCTGGTTCAGCTTGATGCGTCTGGGCTACGACACGTTTTACGTGCCCGATGCCGCGATCCATACCGTGGAACACCCGCCGGAAAAGAGCTTCATCAAGGCCAGCCGCAAACTGATGTTCCGTTGGTACGGCAACAACCTGCGGCAGAATTCCCGCGCCCTGGGTCTGGGGATGAAACGCCTCGGCCTGTTCACCTCGGTGGTGCTGTTCGATCAACGTGTATCGATGTGGACGTCCTTGCTGGGCCTGACCGTGGCAATCCTCGCCACCTTCAAGTACGGCAGCGCGTTCATCCTGGTTTACCTGCTGTGGATCGGCATCACCCGCCTGATCCTTACAGTGCTGCTGTCCTGTTCCGGTCACCGGATCGGCCCGGCCTACCCGGCGATTCTCTATTACAACCAGATCGTCGGCGCGCTGGTGAAGATCTACGTGTTCTTCCGCCTCGATCAACAGTCCTGGACTCGCCAGCCCACTTCTCTGACCCGTGATCTCGCCAGCTTTCAACGTTGGTTCAACACTTGGTCGTCTCGGACCATGACCTTCTCCGCCGGCAGCATTTTTGTCGCCGTGCTGCTGATGATGGTCTGA
- a CDS encoding nucleotide sugar dehydrogenase: MRISIFGLGYVGAVCAGCLSARGHDVVGVDVAKDKIDMINAGKSPIVEPGLGELLQKGIETGKLRGTTNFAEAIRDTDLSMICVGTPSKKNGDLELNYIEAVCREIGFVLRDKTTRHTIVVRSTVLPGTVANVVIPILEDCSGKKAGVDFGVAVNPEFLRESTAIADYDLPPMTVIGEFDKASGDVLQSLYEELDAPIIRKDIAVAEMIKYTCNVWHATKVTFANEIGNIAKAVGVDGREVMEVVCQDKTLNLSQYYMRPGFAFGGSCLPKDVRALTYRAGSLDVEAPLLNSLMRSNVSQVQNAFDIVSSHDKRKVALLGLSFKAGTDDLRESPLVDLAEMLIGKGYDLSIYDSNVEYARVHGANKDYIESKIPHVSSLLNSDFDDVIANSDVIILGNRDEKFRALAQEAPHGKQVVDLVGFMSKATSVSGRTEGICW, encoded by the coding sequence ATGCGCATCAGCATATTTGGTTTGGGTTACGTCGGCGCAGTATGTGCCGGTTGCCTGTCTGCACGGGGCCATGACGTCGTTGGCGTCGATGTTGCCAAAGACAAAATCGATATGATCAACGCCGGTAAATCGCCGATCGTTGAACCGGGTCTGGGCGAGCTTCTGCAGAAGGGTATCGAGACGGGCAAATTGCGCGGCACGACCAACTTCGCCGAGGCGATTCGCGACACCGACCTGTCGATGATCTGCGTCGGTACGCCGAGCAAGAAGAACGGCGACCTGGAACTGAACTACATCGAAGCCGTGTGCCGCGAGATCGGTTTTGTCCTGCGTGACAAGACCACCCGCCACACCATCGTGGTTCGCAGCACCGTCCTGCCGGGCACCGTGGCAAACGTGGTGATCCCGATCCTCGAAGACTGCTCGGGCAAAAAGGCCGGCGTCGATTTCGGCGTGGCGGTCAACCCTGAGTTCCTGCGTGAAAGCACCGCGATCGCCGATTACGACCTGCCGCCAATGACCGTTATCGGTGAGTTCGACAAGGCTTCGGGTGACGTTCTGCAATCGCTGTACGAAGAGCTCGACGCGCCGATCATCCGCAAGGACATCGCCGTTGCCGAGATGATCAAGTACACCTGCAACGTGTGGCACGCCACCAAGGTGACCTTCGCCAACGAGATCGGCAACATCGCCAAAGCCGTCGGTGTCGACGGTCGTGAAGTGATGGAAGTGGTCTGCCAAGACAAGACACTGAACCTGTCCCAGTACTACATGCGCCCAGGCTTTGCGTTCGGCGGCTCTTGCCTGCCTAAAGACGTCCGAGCCCTGACCTACCGCGCCGGTTCCCTGGACGTGGAAGCACCACTGCTCAACTCGCTGATGCGCAGTAACGTGTCCCAGGTGCAGAACGCGTTCGACATCGTCTCCAGCCACGACAAACGCAAAGTCGCCCTACTGGGGCTGAGCTTCAAGGCCGGCACCGACGACCTGCGCGAAAGCCCGCTGGTTGATCTGGCGGAAATGCTGATCGGCAAGGGCTACGACCTGAGCATCTACGACAGCAACGTCGAATACGCCCGCGTTCACGGTGCGAACAAGGATTACATCGAGTCGAAGATCCCTCACGTCTCGTCCTTGCTCAACTCCGACTTCGACGACGTGATCGCAAACTCCGACGTGATCATCCTCGGCAACCGTGACGAGAAATTCCGCGCTCTGGCGCAGGAAGCTCCACACGGCAAGCAAGTGGTCGACCTGGTTGGCTTCATGTCCAAAGCCACCAGCGTGAGTGGCCGGACTGAAGGTATCTGCTGGTAA
- the yaaA gene encoding peroxide stress protein YaaA: protein MLMVISPAKTLDYETPPATQRFTQPQYLDHSQELILQLRDLTPAQISELMHVSDKIGGLNAARFGSWTPAFTPANAKQALLAFKGDVYTGLNAQTFSEADFDYAQQHLRMLSGLYGLLRPLDLMQPYRLEMGTKLANARGKDLYAFWGTRISEWLNEALADQGDDVLLNLASNEYFSAVKRSALNARIINTEFKDLKNGQYKIISFYAKKARGMMSRFVIEERINDPVTLKQFDVQGYRYSSEQSKPDNLVFLRDHAPE, encoded by the coding sequence ATGCTGATGGTGATTTCCCCCGCCAAGACCCTCGATTACGAAACACCGCCGGCGACCCAGCGTTTCACTCAGCCGCAATACCTTGACCATTCCCAGGAGCTGATCCTGCAACTGCGCGATCTGACGCCGGCGCAGATCAGTGAGCTGATGCACGTCTCCGACAAGATCGGCGGTCTCAATGCCGCGCGTTTCGGCAGCTGGACTCCGGCCTTCACCCCAGCCAACGCCAAGCAGGCCTTGCTGGCATTCAAGGGCGATGTGTACACCGGCCTGAATGCACAAACTTTCAGCGAAGCCGACTTCGATTACGCCCAACAGCACCTGCGCATGCTCTCCGGGCTGTATGGCCTGCTGCGCCCTCTGGACCTGATGCAGCCCTATCGGCTGGAAATGGGCACCAAACTGGCCAATGCCCGGGGCAAGGACCTGTACGCTTTCTGGGGCACGCGGATCAGCGAATGGCTGAACGAAGCGTTAGCCGATCAGGGCGACGACGTGCTGTTGAACCTGGCCTCCAACGAGTACTTCTCGGCGGTCAAACGCAGTGCTTTGAACGCGCGCATCATCAATACCGAGTTCAAGGATCTGAAGAACGGCCAGTACAAAATCATCAGCTTCTACGCGAAAAAGGCCCGCGGGATGATGAGTCGCTTCGTCATTGAAGAACGCATCAATGACCCGGTCACCCTCAAGCAGTTCGACGTTCAGGGCTATCGCTACAGTAGCGAGCAGTCTAAACCGGACAATCTGGTGTTCCTGCGCGATCACGCACCGGAGTAA
- a CDS encoding polysaccharide deacetylase family protein has translation MRIVFLFSAWLLSFGAMAAPGDVATLDRSTWPEQLSSPTLFDVASRAEILMFARVLLASESLDEASLAQRLGLRTLNLESVNQMRQRLWQRLLTNYNFAQQSCDQDASFCFLVEDMATLREQAAKFQVSDDSYYIKWAEPSRLFHAQYLDEQLRKAALFPQTSSEVDRFGDYERNGDAMHDRLFLLTFDSAANATPDNTAWVTEYLRKSNMSATFFVLGKDIQARLAERSVASLQGTYSQQCVGVQGWEFRSHSHWQDWQDSVRRSTELVKSKLPENYVPLFRPPDGQRRSDAEGFFTSQGLQVALWDIDAQDGAGKLKGSQSAQRVLTLMLLWRHGVINFNVKQDALKTAMPWLITQTAPSGIGWADCQDAFR, from the coding sequence TTGCGTATCGTTTTTCTATTCTCGGCCTGGCTCTTGAGCTTCGGCGCCATGGCGGCGCCGGGCGATGTGGCGACGCTTGATCGCAGCACCTGGCCTGAGCAGCTCAGCAGCCCGACGTTGTTTGACGTCGCCTCGCGGGCCGAAATCCTCATGTTTGCCCGCGTTCTGCTGGCCAGTGAATCGCTGGATGAAGCGAGCCTGGCTCAACGCCTGGGCCTGCGCACCCTCAATCTGGAGTCGGTCAACCAGATGCGCCAACGCCTGTGGCAGCGTTTGCTGACCAATTACAACTTCGCCCAGCAGAGTTGCGATCAGGATGCCTCCTTCTGTTTCCTGGTCGAGGACATGGCCACCTTGCGCGAGCAAGCGGCGAAGTTTCAGGTGAGCGACGACAGCTATTACATCAAGTGGGCCGAACCGAGCCGGTTGTTCCACGCGCAATACCTGGACGAGCAGTTGCGCAAGGCCGCGCTGTTTCCGCAGACCAGCAGCGAAGTCGATCGTTTTGGCGACTATGAGCGCAATGGCGATGCCATGCATGACCGGCTATTTCTACTGACCTTCGACAGCGCCGCCAATGCCACGCCAGATAACACGGCCTGGGTCACCGAGTACCTGCGCAAATCGAACATGAGCGCTACGTTCTTCGTCCTCGGCAAGGACATTCAGGCCCGTCTGGCCGAGCGTTCGGTGGCCAGCCTGCAAGGGACTTATTCGCAGCAATGCGTGGGCGTGCAAGGCTGGGAGTTCCGCTCCCACAGCCATTGGCAAGACTGGCAGGACTCGGTGCGACGCAGCACCGAGCTGGTCAAAAGCAAGCTGCCGGAGAATTACGTGCCGTTGTTTCGCCCGCCCGATGGCCAGCGCCGGTCCGATGCTGAAGGCTTCTTCACGTCTCAGGGCTTGCAGGTGGCGTTGTGGGACATCGATGCCCAGGACGGCGCCGGCAAGCTCAAGGGCAGCCAGAGCGCACAACGAGTGTTAACCCTGATGCTGCTGTGGCGGCACGGGGTGATCAATTTCAATGTGAAGCAGGATGCGCTGAAAACGGCGATGCCCTGGCTCATTACGCAGACGGCGCCAAGCGGGATCGGTTGGGCAGACTGTCAGGACGCGTTTCGCTGA